In one window of Geotrypetes seraphini chromosome 3, aGeoSer1.1, whole genome shotgun sequence DNA:
- the LOC117358077 gene encoding trace amine-associated receptor 1-like: MIIKETSRRESKMKSDDLKFSESVQFCYEFINGSCLKINWPTSIRIPMYIFMTCIILMTVAGNLVVIISISHFKQLHNPTNYLILSMATIDLLLGSLVMPYSMVRSVEHCWYFGKLFCKVHTSIDIMLSTASIFHLSFISIDRYYAVCDPLRYKTKMNKCIIFSMILVSWIIPAIFAFIMVFLELNIKGAEEHFHNYIDCVGGCYIFFTKTAVVVSSMISFYIPGFVMLCIYWKIYLIARRQARSIKDVTSQFQCQSRFGGKHQISRSRERKAAKTLGIVMGVFLICWSPFFICIVTDPFLSYTLPPILIDALVWFGYLNSTFNPLVYAFFYMWFRKALKMIMVGKVFYPDSSRTRLFSE, translated from the coding sequence ATGATAATCAAAGAAACATCCAGAAGAGAATCTAAAATGAAATCAGATGATTTgaaattttcagaaagcgttcagtTTTGTTATGAATTTATTAATGGGTCCTGTCTGAAGATCAACTGGCCAACCAGCATCCGCATCCCTATGTACATTTTTATGACATGTATCATACTAATGACAGTGGCTGGTAACTTGGTCGTTATCATCTCCATTTCTCACTTCAAGCAGCTTCACAACCCAACCAATTATCTCATCCTTTCCATGGCCACCATAGACCTTTTGCTTGGCAGTCTTGTCATGCCGTACAGCATGGTGAGGTCTGTGGAGCACTGCTGGTATTTTGGGAAACTGTTTTGCAAAGTGCATACCAGCATAGACATCATGCTGAGCACCGCATCCATTTTTCATCTCTCTTTCATTTCCATCGACCGCTACTATGCCGTGTGTGACCCATTACgatataaaacaaaaatgaaCAAGTGCATCATCTTTTCCATGATCCTGGTCAGCTGGATAATCCCAGCCATTTTTGCTTTCATCATGGTCTTTTTGGAACTAAACATCAAAGGGGCAGAGGAGCATTTCCATAACTATATCGACTGTGTTGGAGGCTGCTATATCTTCTTCACCAAAACCGCGGTTGTGGTGTCCTCCATGATATCTTTCTATATCCCTGGATTTGTTATGCTCTGTATCTATTGGAAAATATACCTGATTGCCAGGAGGCAAGCCAGATCAATTAAAGATGTGACTAGCCAGTTTCAGTGTCAGTCAAGGTTTGGGGGAAAGCATCAGATTTCAAGAAGCAGGGAGAGGAAAGCTGCAAAAACTTTAGGGATAGTGATGGGGGTTTTCCTTATTTGCTGGTCCCCATTTTTCATTTGCATTGTAACTGACCCCTTTCTGAGCTACACTTTGCCACCCATCCTAATAGATGCCTTAGTTTGGTTTGGCTACTTGAATTCCACATTTAATCCGCTGGTGTATGCATTTTTTTACATGTGGTTTCGTAAAGCACTAAAGATGATTATGGTTGGTAAAGTGTTCTATCCAGACTCTTCCCGGACTAGGTTGTTTTCTGAGTAA